One Campylobacter sp. RM16192 genomic region harbors:
- a CDS encoding N-acetylmuramoyl-L-alanine amidase family protein, producing MKGLYIKSVIDNDDKIRVEILKRLIQSSKALGLGSNPYERELESLVQVAQKDSKSNKKLQKESKGSKQPLITAKENYSNKSIQILKVIEHPNSLEIKFSSPILESDVKHFKLNSKNHFRNVYDLNRAWISKPQTLKNIISDDLKVSQFDKNTIRVVFSHKKEQKINFKINQNSIFFALDKVEFENLASNSKNQQKTELKDKHDKKQNNDLSKKATKTKIKRAGRIIVLDAGHGGDDPGAINGKLKEKNIVLSISLKTGDELKKRGYKVYYTRTKDKFINLRSRTKLANDKLADLFISIHANAAPNKQKGEVMQGIETFFLSPARSERSKNVAALENKSDIDEMNFFSKQTFLNFLNREKIIASNKLAIDIQREVLARTKKINSKVVDGGVREAPFWVLVGALMPAVLLEVGYISHPDEGKLIGKSNYQDAIAKGIADGVDVYFANQQ from the coding sequence ATGAAGGGATTATATATAAAATCCGTCATAGATAATGATGATAAAATTAGAGTTGAGATATTAAAAAGACTGATTCAAAGCTCAAAAGCATTGGGATTAGGCTCTAATCCATATGAAAGAGAGCTGGAGTCATTAGTACAAGTTGCACAAAAAGATAGTAAAAGCAATAAAAAGCTACAAAAAGAGTCAAAAGGATCAAAGCAGCCATTAATAACAGCCAAAGAAAATTACTCAAATAAATCAATTCAAATTCTAAAAGTTATCGAACATCCAAATAGCTTGGAGATAAAATTTAGTAGTCCTATTTTGGAAAGCGATGTAAAACATTTTAAACTGAATTCAAAAAATCATTTTAGAAATGTGTATGACTTAAACAGGGCATGGATAAGTAAGCCTCAAACTTTGAAAAATATAATATCTGATGATCTCAAAGTAAGTCAATTCGATAAAAACACTATCAGGGTCGTATTTTCCCATAAAAAAGAGCAAAAAATAAATTTCAAAATAAATCAAAATTCTATATTTTTCGCGCTTGATAAAGTAGAATTTGAAAATTTAGCATCAAATTCAAAAAATCAGCAAAAAACTGAACTTAAAGACAAGCATGATAAAAAGCAAAATAATGATTTATCTAAAAAGGCTACTAAAACCAAGATTAAAAGAGCAGGCAGGATCATAGTCCTTGATGCTGGGCATGGAGGCGATGATCCAGGAGCAATCAATGGCAAATTAAAAGAGAAAAATATCGTCTTAAGCATATCTCTTAAGACAGGAGACGAGCTTAAAAAGCGCGGGTATAAGGTGTATTATACCCGCACGAAAGATAAATTTATAAACCTCAGAAGTAGAACCAAGCTTGCTAACGACAAACTTGCCGATCTTTTTATATCTATACACGCAAATGCCGCTCCAAATAAGCAAAAAGGCGAAGTTATGCAAGGTATCGAGACATTTTTCCTCTCGCCTGCAAGAAGCGAGCGTAGCAAAAACGTAGCCGCGCTTGAAAACAAATCGGACATAGACGAGATGAATTTTTTCTCTAAACAGACCTTTTTAAATTTCTTAAACAGAGAAAAGATCATAGCCTCAAACAAGCTTGCCATCGATATCCAAAGAGAGGTTCTTGCCAGAACCAAAAAGATAAATTCAAAGGTCGTTGACGGTGGAGTAAGAGAGGCTCCGTTTTGGGTTCTAGTGGGTGCGCTTATGCCCGCTGTTTTGCTTGAGGTTGGGTATATCTCGCATCCTGATGAGGGCAAACTCATAGGCAAATCAAATTACCAAGATGCGATCGCTAAAGGTATCGCTGACGGCGTTGATGTCTATTTTGCAAATCAGCAATGA
- a CDS encoding nitronate monooxygenase — MEFKSIKIGKYEIKYPIIQGGMGLGISWDKLAGNVSLEGGLGVISSVGTGYYENRAHITKELNSKPLGSENFYSREGLKAVIDNARKICGDLPLGVNILYASNDYARTVKDACEHGINIIISGAGLPTNLPEFTQNFKDVALVPIVSSAKALKIICKRWTMRYNRLPDAVILEGPLSGGHQGFTYEQCLDPEYQLENLIKPVKDEIKEWGDFPLFAAGGIWDKDDIKRVCELGADGVQMGTRFIGTHECDASKDFKDVILNAKKEDIELIKSPVGYPARGVRTNLLDLVDKKAGPKISCISNCVSPCQRGKEAKEVGYCIADRLFDAFSGVKETGLFFTGANGYKLNEIISVKELFKKLIHGENS, encoded by the coding sequence ATGGAGTTTAAATCGATAAAAATTGGAAAATATGAGATAAAGTACCCGATAATTCAAGGCGGAATGGGGCTTGGTATAAGTTGGGACAAGCTGGCTGGCAACGTAAGCTTGGAAGGAGGACTAGGAGTAATAAGCTCCGTTGGTACCGGATATTATGAAAATAGAGCACATATAACCAAAGAGCTAAATTCAAAACCGCTTGGAAGTGAAAATTTCTATTCACGTGAGGGTCTTAAGGCTGTCATTGATAATGCTAGAAAAATTTGCGGAGATCTGCCTCTTGGAGTAAATATACTATATGCCAGCAACGATTACGCTAGAACCGTAAAAGATGCCTGCGAACACGGTATAAATATAATAATAAGTGGAGCCGGACTTCCTACAAACCTACCTGAATTTACGCAAAATTTCAAAGACGTAGCGCTAGTGCCGATAGTCTCTTCTGCTAAAGCTTTAAAGATAATATGTAAACGTTGGACAATGAGATATAACCGTCTCCCTGATGCTGTGATTTTAGAAGGACCTCTTAGCGGAGGACATCAAGGCTTTACATATGAGCAATGCCTAGATCCAGAGTATCAACTTGAAAATTTAATAAAACCCGTTAAAGATGAGATAAAAGAGTGGGGAGATTTTCCGCTTTTTGCAGCTGGCGGCATCTGGGATAAAGATGATATAAAGAGAGTTTGTGAACTAGGCGCTGACGGAGTGCAGATGGGAACGAGATTTATAGGCACTCACGAGTGCGATGCCAGCAAGGATTTTAAGGATGTGATATTGAATGCGAAAAAAGAGGATATCGAGCTTATTAAAAGTCCTGTCGGATATCCTGCACGCGGAGTAAGGACTAATTTACTAGACTTAGTGGATAAAAAGGCTGGCCCAAAGATAAGTTGTATAAGTAACTGCGTAAGCCCTTGTCAACGCGGAAAAGAGGCTAAAGAGGTCGGTTATTGTATAGCCGATAGGTTATTTGACGCATTTTCAGGAGTTAAAGAGACCGGGCTATTTTTTACTGGTGCAAATGGGTATAAGCTAAACGAGATAATTAGTGTAAAAGAGCTTTTTAAAAAACTGATACATGGCGAAAATAGTTAG